The Rhinolophus sinicus isolate RSC01 linkage group LG09, ASM3656204v1, whole genome shotgun sequence genome includes a window with the following:
- the LOC141573054 gene encoding ATP-binding cassette sub-family A member 13-like, which yields MPLLMTQEARGAEGMCPQSPLTMELPAPMARAHFQSCVGRFPNAPLSSLTSLEDSDWLPLNPTFSRVSEIVLNVTISALTFLQEHGVAGTGSGCSPQPLHRMLWDPQQVRADLESRFGLDDFHAQQILSYPVELMEIPTPSSLERILCSVLYETSEDEGDREGHPGDCHPRWSAAQTYLVQAVSWLHVYKQVFCQWWKGSPLQDVLAGAGRSLQELSSRLEEGSLPRTVVAALHAGLSLLNDSMAADGPTGSPPSPKMIFHMLEKAQLSLEQMHYWKALTGLIRKTCEVARYVNMPEGFQNSPPVSTPLATSRGSAFAAGDKSRAPTWDALHVA from the exons ATGCCTCTGCTCATGACGCAGGAAGCCCGTGGAGCCGAGGGGATGTGCCCACAGAGCCCCCTCACCATGGAGCTCCCTGCCCCAATGGCCAGAGCCCACTTCCAGAGCTGTGTGGGCCGCTTCCCTAATGCCCCTTTGAG CTCCCTCACGTCTCTGGAAGATTCAGATTGGCTGCCACTGAACCCCACTTTCTCCAGGGTTTCCGAAATCGTGCTGAATGTGACCATTTCGGCGCTGACATTCCTGCAGGAGCATGGAGTAGCGGGCACTG GGTCCGGCTGCAGCCCGCAGCCGCTGCACCGCATGCTGTGGGATCCCCAGCAGGTCCGGGCTGACCTGGAATCCCGGTTCGGGTTGGATGACTTTCATGCACAACAGATTCTGAGTTATCCAGTTGAACTGATGGAG ATTCCCACACCCAGTTCATTGGAGCGGATACTGTGTTCAGTCTTGTACGAGACCTCCGAGGACGAAGGTGACAGAGAGGGTCACCCTGGAGACTGTCACCCGAGGTGGTCAGCGGCCCAAACCTATCTGGTCCAGGCAGTCAGCTGGCTGCACGTCTACAAGCAG GTGTTCTGTCAGTGGTGGAAGGGCAGCCCGCTGCAGGATGTCCTCGCAGGGGCTGGCCGCAGTCTGCAGGAGCTCAGCAGTCGGCTGGAGGAAGGGAGCCTGCCACGGACGGTGGTGGCAGCTTTGCACGCTGGGCTCTCCCTCCTGAACGACAGCATGGCAGCCGATGGCCCCACAGGCAGCCCCCCCTCTCCAAAGAT GATATTTCATATGCTTGAAAAAGCACAGTTGTCCCTGGAACAAATGCACTACTGGAAAGCCCTCACAGGACTCATCAGGAAGACTTGTGAAGTGGCTCGATATGTGAATATGCCAGAAGGCTTCCAGAACAGTCCACCTG TGTCAACTCCACTGGCCACAAGTCGGGGCTCTGCTTTTGCTGCCGGCGACAAAAGCCGAGCCCCGACTTGGGACGCTCTGCATGTGGCATAG